The genomic stretch tctttctttaacaaaaatcgTAACTGATATTTTCAGTagtgaataaatatatttcatcCACTAAAACCTGGACTGGGACTGAAAGAAGGGTCTGTTCACCTTCAAACACTAGAAATGAGTACGCTTAGAGTCACAGCATCTCACATCAATGCGAGACGTTGACTCTGATTATGTCCAGATATTATTTACTGttcttttaaagacaaaagatAAACACTCAGTCTAGATGTCTCATCCACAAAGACTAAGAGGTAAAGTGAAACATCCCAGACTCAGAGGACGTTCTTCCATCAGAGAAAACTGTCGTTTCAACATTcaccaaagaaaaatattaagtgAAACTCTTGGACATTATTTACTgtgttggattttgttttttaaattgagaaaatgttaaagttttcaatgtaatttcattttcttgttCATCAGATAACCATCCAGAAGGAAGAAACTTGCAGCTCCACACAAACTGAAGTGTGTTTTCCACTGTGAGGTTAGCTGTGAGTGGTACAGATGGAAGAATGTTTCTGAGGATTCACTCTCCATTTTGTCTTTAATATGCTGCAATCTCGGCCGTCTTTAGCAAAAAGGATTCAGGGTTATTATgaattagttattttaaaaaagcacattttaaattcaaagcaGATGAGGAGGAGATGATTGTCTGCAGACCTGTCAGCATCACTTCTGTCTCGCTCTGCAGTCCAACTGTTTCCTCCGAGGCTGAAACGGCTTTTTGTGATGAAGCTGACAGTTGCTGTTTGTGTGAAGCTTTAATAGGAAAAGTGTGACTCTCTGCTACTCTTTCAGTTCTTCTCTAAGCTTCTACATTTGttgaaacatttgttctttgtttttatttaaataaaaaaagtggtgAGAAAAAAAGACCCTATTGGAGTTTTGTTGtgtgggaaaaaatatattttgtcttttttaactaaatcaaacattttcaggagGACGGCTGAAGCATGAATCGCTGTTAATTGCTtcaagaattattattattattatttttttttgacaaagtgTCACTGGTGCATCTAAtttaacaccccccccccccatcactttaaagttttgaatgCAGGATTATGTTTTCTTGGTGatgattttagaaaatgaattttcaCTACAGCCGTAATTCAATGACAGATTGACTTCAGTCCAAACTCAAAGCAGTTCCTGCTGCAGAGATGCAGCAAAGGTTTTAGGTCAAGTACTCACCTGCAGCTTTCTTCATCCAGTCGCTTTGTCTCTCTGGCTCTGTCCTGGACGGGGTCACAGGTAGGGCCCACCCTAAAGACGTCGTCCGTCTGCATCAGAGCACGGGCCTGCAGTGTCAGCAAATGATACTCTGACGCCCCCTTTGTGAGCATGAGCACACTGCAGGCAGCGGAGACGCACGCGGAGTCAGGCCGGGGCGCGCGGCCTGTCTGACCGCACACAGAGCGCGAACTGCTGcggcggggtggggggggggggggggcaaaaaatgaaataaagaaaaagatgcaAAGTAAATCACAGGGGACGGCGGGtttcaagcaaaaaatattttagttctttatttccttttctatttttttttctaaatatatataaagtatcTTGTAAAGTCTAAaggttaatgttttattaaaaaaatagtattgttagtgcttttattgtgataaaTATGAATTGAACTGGTGCTCCTTCACTCCCAGCCTCCCGCTGGCTAAATGTCACTTTATTCCAATACAACCACCAACTTTAGTGATTTGAATTACAATAATAATGGGAGGTGGTGTTCGGGGGAGGGGGGCTCTTTATCCCTGCGTGTCCATAAATCGCCTCTAATGACAGTCGGGCAGGGAAGAGTTAAAGGGAGGAGACGGAGAGTGACACGCCTCATTGGGTAGATTATGTGCCGCAAACAAAAAGTGTGTGTCTGCGTGCCAGTCAGCCAGAGCTGCGGCCCCATCTGTGCGCCTGCGTCTGCCTCTCTGTCTACCTTCATCCGTCCTCCGTGCGCCCCGCCGCAGCACTGTCACTTTCATCGCGCCGGGGGGGGGATATGAACTGACTGTGGGCCCGCCCGGGAGCGCGCCACCACCTCCGCCGAGTCTCCAGCTTGATTCCGGAGCCTTATAGTCGTTGCTGAATTCTTCTTCTTCCCGGGACTGCGCCGCTCCTGCGCTCTCCGGCCGTCTGTGGATTATAGCTCACCCTGCTCAAAGGTAGGTGAGGACCAAACGCGTCTTTTGGATAGTTTTGGAGGATTTCTGGGTTAAGTTTCGTGCGCCCTGCGAGCGCTGCAGGCTGCGCGGAGTGGAGAGGAGGCGCAGATGTTGCTGTGGCTCCGCAGCGCTGATTTAGGGCGCCTGGCACCGCTTTAGCATATGGGTGTAACATCCCCCACCCGGCCTGGCTTTGAAGGAGCAGGCTGTGGACATGCACGCGTAAAACCAGCTCCTGGTCGGCTCCGTGCTCACGGAGCTCCGCGCTCGGCTGCTGCTACTGCTGAGAGCTCGTTCAGGTttgcagaagaaaagaaaggtTCGGCTTCacaaaaaatagagaaattaatcattttcagGGATGAATATCTCAGTTGAATCCGCggtattaatattattttgataaaataataaaagcctCAGACCGAGCATCCAAAGCCTCGCTGCTTCTGCTTTCTCAGATgacttattttgtatttctaaaaatattttcattactCTATGTGTGATTTATCCGCATGGTCCCTTTCATTTTGCACTTGCGCATTCTCTGGTTTTAGTTGTAGTGTTTTTGGAGCCACGTTCACAGGAGGGGCTGCGTAAAGACGCGCGGCGGCTCAGGCCCAGACCCGGTTACTGTCACCTCCATGCTCACGCTTATGAAGACGTGATGGGTTTAACGACTCTAAAGCGGCGGGGCCCTTCAAtgtagtattattattattaatattattacttattattattatttattattattattatgtatttattattattattgttgttgttattattattatcctaCTATCACAGGACAGGCATTCGTGATCCAGGAGGAGCGGGTTTTCGCGCGCACTTTGCGCCGCGTGAACACGCACTCAGCGGTGATAATAAGACGCTCGTGCTGCTTTAATTACAGTCTCAGAGGAAAAGTGGAGATTATGATAATGAGGAGGCACGCGCAGCGGCGTGCGTGCGTTCCTAAAGAGGCTATGGCTGCAGAAACCCGCCGGACTCTGGGTTCACTGGAACTCTTAAGCTTTATGACGATAGGCGCGCGCTCTTAGGAGAATTCCTTTTATTGTTCAAACTCACATTCTTGTTAGAAGCGGAAGTCTTTGGGGATATTTAAGGAGCTTTAGTTTAAGACAAGATTTCAGGCCCACATCCACGAGGAACATTATGAAGACGACTTCAAAttcacagtttatttttaataggtTTATGTTCGCGTCACTAAACAGGCCAACCAATATGTGCACTAAAAGTAAcaacatattattattattattatggaaattattgtattattataagtccattattattactattattattattaacgaTAATAATATTAACGATAATATTAAtataacaacaataacaaaaataacaaaaatattaataataaaacacgTTTCCAATGTCTTTCAAACAGACTACAATGatgaataaaacaacatttaagaaCCAGGTCgacacatttgagtttttttgtttttgtttgtttgtttttttttttaaggcggTATAAACGGCCTTCTGATCTGATATGGTTAAACACAGAGATGGTTTGGGTTAGAATAAAGGGGAAATGTTCTTGTGCTGCTTGTGGAAGCGGCGTGCTGACGCGCGCGTGTCTCGCGCCCGCAGAGTGCCATGGAGGAGTCCGGCTCGCAGAAGATGGTCTGGGACGGGGACGCCAAAGCGGTGCAGCAGTGTCTCACGGACATCTTCACGAGCGTCTTCACCACGTGCGATATCCCCGCGCACGCCATCTTCGGGCCGTGCGCGCTCAGCCACACGTCCCTGTACGACAGCATCGCCTTCCTCGCGCTGAAGTCCACCGACAAGCGCGCGGCTCCGTACATCTTCAGGGTGAGTCCGGGCGTGTTTCTGCACGTCTCATCGTGCAGGAAAATTACTAATATTCAGCTTTGCATTTATGGAAACGCGCGTGACTCTGAGCCACTGTTTGTTTGCGCGGCGCAGGTGGACACGTCGGCGGCCAACAGCACTTCGGAAGGTCTGATGTGGCTGCGGCTGGTCCAGTCCGCTCGGGATAAAGAGGAGCAGAACCTAGAGGCCTACGTGAAGAACGGACAGCTCTTCTACCGCTCCCTCCGCCGCATCGAGAAGGATGAGGAGCTGCTAGTCTGGTACGGTGCGGACCTGATCGACCTGCTGCTGCTCAGCTCCAGCAGAGCCCCCGCCAAGAGCAAAGGTGAGCAAGTCCCAGCAGTTTTTAAGCAAGGGGTAGTGAAGGATTTTGGATTGTTGATGACAAAATCCCTAAATGGCTGCAGCCTCTGACGTTCCAGTCTCTAAAAACAGCTGCAGAGTTTGATCGACGTTCATGAAATGTCCTGTTTGTCTGCCAGCCTCAACCCATCACACCTGCCCAGACTGCAACCAGCGATTCCAGTTTGAGTTTCCCTTTTTGGCCCACCTGCGATTCCGATGCTCCAAGAGACTGCAGAGCAGCGGTTCAGCAGACGAGGAGTCCAGCAGAGACAGAGGCACCGAGCACACAGACAGCCCCCCAACCAGGACCAGCCCAAAGCTGGGCCGCTCCGAAGGCTTTGGAACCCCTCAGGACACCACCAAGCCCTCCACCGACTTCCACAACCTGGCCCGGGATCTGGAGAAGAACCGAACGAGCCCACCGAGCGACAAAGAGGCCGAGATCTGCAGCGAGAGCTCGGGGAAGAGGAAGTTCTCGGATATAGATGAACGAGAAAGCCGAAGACCAGGCCTCCCACAGACCAAGTCCAAAGATGAGCTGGAAGCTTCTGCACAGAACTACAGAGGAGCTTACAGCttagaggagaaccagagatCCTTCTCCCCACCAGGTTCGCTGGATCCTGGGGAGGCCAAGCGCAGCGCCTTCACAGAGGTCAGGAAGTCACCTCAGAATCCAAAACACCACAGCAGCACCAGAAACCTCCCGAGCTCCAACTCTGAAAACAAAGAGGGAGGCCGTCCCAGCGGGAATCCTCCTGAGAAGAGCCTGGGCATCAGGCAGGTGCTGTCTGAGACGCAGCCGCCACAAAGCCTGTCGCTAGGCAGTGCGTTCACGTCCGTCAGCCAGCAGGGCGGCGGCAGTGGCGGGGAGAGGAAGAGTGCCTTCAGCCAGCCGTCCCGCTCCTTCTCACAGATTTCCCCCTTAGTGATGCCTCCAAAGCTGCTGGACTGCCACCCAGCGGTGGGTGATACCATCTCCTCCAACAGACTCTACCAGGCCGACCACCTCGCCGCCAAGCTGCAGGGAGCAGAGCTGGGAGCCAACTGCCCGGTGCCGGGTGCCATGGGCAAGCAGAACCCCTTCGTCTACGCCACCGCCTTCTGGCCCAAGAACTCTGGACCCATCCAGCTTCAGATGCCCTCCGCCCTCACTCTGCTGCCCCCCTCCTTCACCTCCCTCTGCCTGCCCGCACAGAACTGGTGCGCTAAGTGCAACGCCTCTTTCCGCATGACCTCAGACTTGGTTTACCACATGCGTTCGCACCATAAAAAGGAGTACTCCATGGAGCCGCTGGTCAAGCGGCGGCGGGAGGAGAAACTCAAGTGTCCCATATGCAACGAGTCCTTCCGGGAGCGGCATCACCTGTCCCGGCACATGACCTCTCACAACTGACTTTTCGGACTTTGGCCGGGACGCCTGGATTAAGGCTCCTGCTGGAGACAGACCACGTGAAAACACTAAACACCCTTTGCACCTCTTTTGGTTTTGGACACATCCTTCACATCTGTCTGTTTCCTTTTACTCCCTTGTGAAAAAGACAAACGTCCTGTTTGAGTATGTGCAAATgcattttgacttaaaaatgaaTCTATTTATGATGCAcctaaaagtttgaaaataagggaagatttaaatatgtgtaaatgtACAGGAAGTTGTATTTTATATCATGAAAATGCAAATATTGAGATGAATTACGACCATAGTCACACGTCGTCATGGTTTACAGCCCAACCagcatttttatgcttttactaTGAATATGGACACAAATTGGGGATTTTATGTCAGACTATATTTGCGTGCATGTAATATGAGATATTGATTTAAGATGCATTCTATACATTACGAtgtgattaattagttttatttaaaaagaaaaacaaagtgtcATATTTTGTGTCAGTGGGGaatagtttcagtgttttcttcctttttgcaGAAATTTACTACTCAATAGTTTACCTAATTTATGTTGAATGCATTGACAATAAAATAGCTTTATTTTCATCTGTGGCTTTTTTGGATTTCTTCTTCAAAgtcaaaaagaaagttttttcagaaaacaaattttattggtttagaaagaaagacaaattttaaaatgtttgattcaaattgtaattttagtttctctattttaaaatattcggatttaaatatttaaacatttaaaacagctTCTAATCttgcataaataaaagcagacagactgtgataaaaatgtgcatgtgtattatttttttcatctaaaaatcaGTCATtacatttgtcttatttttatttttttcttttaaactgctttaaaaacagacaacTTATATCGGATTTACGTTTTTGCTGtttgaattatatatatatatattacatttgttttttagtttgataGTATTTATAGGATTATTTGagtcttcattaaaaaaacagaagatgcagaaaaattctatttgaaagaatttttatttgaagagtgcatttatgtatttatggaGGCAGCTGTCTTTAGAGACAGAGACAGTAACGAAGCGCTTCTGTCAATCCTGCAGGAGAAATTCATTCCGGAGGAGAGAAATCACACATGTTTTTTCAGCGGAATTCTTCAAACatgattgtttttctgtctgttcgCGGTTGCTTCTTCAAAGGCCGTTTTTAGGCGCTAAAACctgcagcattttttaaataataacacggaaaaattaaaacaaatgtatgaatttgaaatatacaaaaataaaaaatctgaacgAATGTTTTATCTCCCGTTAAAGGCGTGAATCTGTCAGCCGCTCCACAATATTCAGAGCGATGCAGCAGCCTGCAATCTTCTGCACACGGATGGAGAGATTCTGTCATGAATTCATTCTtcagaaatgaaatgttaactttaaatgtacagatttgactacatttatttatttgttttgtattacGAGCTCATTTGACTCGGGTTAATGTGGTTTCATTAACGCTGAAGAAAAAGCATCGGATCGTTTCAAAGGTGGAAAGCTGGAATGAGTCACGCGCGCCATCACGCGGTGCCATCAAGAACTGCAGCACTAAACCAGTGAAGGCTCAGCGAGAACCAAACTGAAGATGTTCGGTCTGCTTTTACGCTGGTGTTTCTTCTCAACttgatatgattttttttattttaagcaccTTGATCCAGTTATCTCTGAATGTTGGtgaacaaattaattaattgattaataataataataataataataataataataatgaaaacatcacaaatcaagacgtcttctctggaaaaaaacaaataaaacgcTGGGAAGTCACAAACGGCTTTGGCGCTGCGGGATTGCGCGCTCTGTTTTGTCTACATTTATTGATTTGAAAGAGCCAAACTGGCACATGCACAAATGACAGCAGGCATCGTTTCAGGGAGGAGACGTTGATCCAGGAACATTTCTCCTGCTCGTGTTT from Oryzias melastigma strain HK-1 linkage group LG9, ASM292280v2, whole genome shotgun sequence encodes the following:
- the prdm8b gene encoding PR domain zinc finger protein 8b — protein: MEESGSQKMVWDGDAKAVQQCLTDIFTSVFTTCDIPAHAIFGPCALSHTSLYDSIAFLALKSTDKRAAPYIFRVDTSAANSTSEGLMWLRLVQSARDKEEQNLEAYVKNGQLFYRSLRRIEKDEELLVWYGADLIDLLLLSSSRAPAKSKASTHHTCPDCNQRFQFEFPFLAHLRFRCSKRLQSSGSADEESSRDRGTEHTDSPPTRTSPKLGRSEGFGTPQDTTKPSTDFHNLARDLEKNRTSPPSDKEAEICSESSGKRKFSDIDERESRRPGLPQTKSKDELEASAQNYRGAYSLEENQRSFSPPGSLDPGEAKRSAFTEVRKSPQNPKHHSSTRNLPSSNSENKEGGRPSGNPPEKSLGIRQVLSETQPPQSLSLGSAFTSVSQQGGGSGGERKSAFSQPSRSFSQISPLVMPPKLLDCHPAVGDTISSNRLYQADHLAAKLQGAELGANCPVPGAMGKQNPFVYATAFWPKNSGPIQLQMPSALTLLPPSFTSLCLPAQNWCAKCNASFRMTSDLVYHMRSHHKKEYSMEPLVKRRREEKLKCPICNESFRERHHLSRHMTSHN